The nucleotide sequence TTTATTTTCAATTGCTTTTTTAAAAACAAATATTGCTGAGTCATAGTCTTTTTTATAAACATAAATATCTCCTAATCGTGTGTATGTTTGCCATTTAAAAGGAGCTGTTTCCAATGCTTTTTTAAAATAAGGGATTGCAATATCTACTTGATTTCTTTTGTCATAAATATTTCCTATGTTAAAATAAATTACAGAAGGATTTGCGGGGGCTAACTCAATGGCATATTTCAATATGTTTAAGGCATTATCAGATTTATTTAATTCAAAGTAGGCAACTGCCATATTCGTTAGCACTTCCGGTTGATCAGCTTTAATTTCTAGAGACTGCTCATATTCCATAATTGCTTGATTGTATTTTTTCTTTTCAAGAAATATATCACCAAAATTCTTTTTTAGTACTGCATCGCTTTGTTTGTCTTCTTGGGAAATATTTTTAAGCCATTCAGGAGGATTTGATGCTATTATGGCAAATGTGATTAAAATAATGTAGATAAATAAAATTGAAGAAGTTATTACTTTATTTGTAGTTTTTTTGTTCATTTCAATTTCTTTTTAATTATGTATAATAAATAAAACTTTATATCCTTCTTTCTTCAATCTATTGTATTCTTTAGACGCTTTTCTTGTTTCCATAATTATCAATTGAATACTTTTTTTAGAAATAGGGTCAAACATAAACTGTGCTTCGCTATCTTGTGCAAATCCTTTTCCTCCTTCACCGTTAAATCCACTTCCAATTAAAATAATATCAGCATTTTGGTTAAAAAGCATGTTAATATCAGTTTGTAAAAAATTTTGCTTTTTATCCATAAACTTAAAAACGCCATTAGGTTTTATCATTACATCAAAATATGGCAATGGAATTCCTTGATAAATTAAGAAATGTTTCTTAAGGACTTTTATACTTGTGTTCTGTGTTTTAATAGCTGTAAAGCCTAAATATAAAATTCCTAAAACAGCTAAAATAGAA is from Bacteroidota bacterium and encodes:
- a CDS encoding tetratricopeptide repeat protein, with the translated sequence MNKKTTNKVITSSILFIYIILITFAIIASNPPEWLKNISQEDKQSDAVLKKNFGDIFLEKKKYNQAIMEYEQSLEIKADQPEVLTNMAVAYFELNKSDNALNILKYAIELAPANPSVIYFNIGNIYDKRNQVDIAIPYFKKALETAPFKWQTYTRLGDIYVYKKDYDSAIFVFKKAIENKSDIKIAYKGMLKRDRNIYRYQKDVKEAIDNELKQNIDLKRFDAVIFNNSLKNNVELAKIYNQLGYAYFMQNDFEIAIKKFKKALNIYPGFYQAYNNLNAVRIAKENIKQ